A region of the Melitaea cinxia chromosome 1, ilMelCinx1.1, whole genome shotgun sequence genome:
aaataaaattggagtgtcggtttgtaacattaaaatagccgctttttactaaatgcatatggaatATGGTTGTATACGCACACGGTACATAGGTATaccgaaataaaaattttacaatttttgtctgtttgtctgtttgtttgtttcggctaatctcggaaacggctggaccgattttagcgggactttcattggcagatagctgatgtagtaaggagtaacataggctacttttattttagtttatttattttataactctgcgaactgaacttgAAAGAAAATAGAAGAATAAGAAAGGAACAACAaaggtgttttattttaataagaaaggAAGATAGATAAGAGATTGGAAATTTTGGAGATGTGTGATGTTGATAGCGAAGGTTTGCGTACGCCCACGAACTTGTGATGATTCTGGTGTTATGTAGGCGTCCATGGGCTATGGAaacgcttaccgtcaggtggaCAACATGTATACTTACCACCTTATTGTAAGCAGTGCAAAAAATGACCAATTatcatcttcttcttcttctctttcaggttaaaatggctttcaatagttccaaatgagcacagatgatttcgacaatgtcacgtagaaaccAATTATCATACAGTATAATATACCACATGACATTTGACATGACATATGCCTGAAATATATTGCGTTATATTCTTCTATTCAACGagaaaaatttttaaaattttcacttaCTAATAAACTGGCAAgagcaaacaattatctataaaattatatataatttatatacagttatttttcttataaatgcATTTTGTTGTgatttcttatattaaatttagtttacaCTGAGCAGTATAGCGTGTAGTGACTGCCTATAAAAAGAAGTACAATGATCATTGCTTACctattaagtatatattaaaacatttatattgtatcttctgtgtatcaataaataaatctacaaTTTGGCTTGGCGTGCCGGagaactcgagcagtgaaggtgggtgttgatgcgcatctcaaagggggcgtccttaaacctacacctaggtcgcaagtcctggaaactgctctgagtttctccctccgccacacgatggacccggcacccgcacggtgaatccatcgaatgctaagaagttcgtCTCCCCCCGTTAACTAATACCTATCTTGTGTTACCTTACATTGTACTTAACCAGTGCGAACCTCCTTCTTTCCTCCATAATTATATGAGTAAGAGTTGTAATGtaatcacacaaaaaaaaaatatattgacttttttatacaaccgtgtaaacaagcgtacagctcatctgatggtaagcggttaccttCTGGTGTGGCAGTGGAAGTGAGTTGCCGACCTACCTCCATTCCCCTCATTCCCGGGCCGGAGTTGagtgtcaccttactcaccacaggaacacaacactgcttgaacgcagtattatttagctgtgatcttctgtaaggtccaggtaattccccagtcgggctgctccagattttgagcagaatatgtCCTGTTGTACTCTACCTCGGTTAAAgttatagtaggtatatataaatcTCATTTGGGTTTTATTTTGCACGCTCATATCACAAAACATGACAAAGTTCACTAatgataacaaattatttacttcAAGGAAAAAGCactcaaatttatatttcatgtttaaaaaacaaacaagccAGGGAGACGCTTAATgaagcaaaatatatttttaaccgacttcaaaaaaaaaaaaagattttcaattcgatcgaatttttttaattttttttcttcatgttagttacctcagaacttttttgactgagtggacagGTTAGCGAGGTGCTTTTGAAGAAATTGAATATTTTCTAACCGAAACTTTTTTTTGCGGTTCagtttacatataatatataatacctttaaacgagcaattcttgtatacatataactaggaatacccgtgcgaattattcgcactatggagtaaaaaatttaccgaacgtcaatcatgttgacgttgtttcaaaattaaagccgtcgtatatttaattttaataattaattaatttacaaaaacaaaagcaatcataaatttcttatttgtggatgccggtagagcaagcatttatctataaaatgatatattatttatgtggagtaattgtgaggttttttctaataattgtgtttgctcgcaaacgaaaaaaaaaccgacttcaattacatcgacaagtaatacaacgtagatcgacgaaaaaatagtcaagtaactacgcgttatcaaagattactcaaaaagcagttatcagatcttaataaaatttatatgtgaccaaatgacaaacatcagctttcgattaaatgaaaaattattaaaatcggtacacccagtaaaaagttattgcggattttcaagaagttccctcgatttctctgggatcccatcatcagatactggtttccttctcatggtactaaactagggatatcttcttttcaataaaaaaagaattatcaaaatcggtatacccagtaaaaagttattgcggattttcaagagtttctctcgatttctctaggatcccatcgtcagatcctggtttccttatcacggtaccaaactagggatatcccctttctaacaaaaaaagaattatcaaaatcggtacatctagtagaaagttatgcggtataatacaacgtaggtcgacgaaaaaagcgtcaagtaaatacgaattattagatataactcgaaaagtagttgttagatctcaaataaatttaaatgggaccaattggcacacaccacctttcgattaaaacaaaatttgtcgaaatcggtctacccggttaaaagttctgatgtaacatacataataattgtgtttgctcgcaaacgaaaaaaaaaaaaaccgacttcaattacatcgacaagtaatactacgtagatcgacgaaaaaatagtcaagcaactacgcgttatcaaagattactcaaaaagtagttatcagatctcgataaaatttatatgtcaccacatgataaacatcagctttcgactaaattaaaaattatcaaaatcggtacacccagtaaaaagttattacggattttcgagagtttccctcgattcctctgggatcccatcatcagaccctggtttccttatcacggtaccaaactagggatatcctctttccaacaaaaaaagaattatcaaaatcgatacatccagtagaaagttatgcggtataatacaacgtaggtcgacgaaaaaagcgtcaagtaaaaacgcattattagatataactcgaaaagtatttgttagatctcaaataaatttaaatgggaccaattggcacacaccgcctttcgattaaaacaaaatttgtcgaaatcggtccacccggtcaaaagttctgatgtaacatacataaaaataaaaaaaaaaatacagtcgaattgagaacctcctccttttttggaagtcggttaaaaaaaaaaactgctgctacatttgtaaatatctacatatattatagtatatttgtCAAGTTGTACCCATTTATCAGCTATCAATAACTTCAAGTGTTCAACGCTATTTTTCGTGATTTGTGATGCGAAAAAaagctattaaatttttaagtgattaaaaaatgtgttatgGTATGACGGttttgtaaaagtttatttaataacaaatatgaaaTCTCAATGACATAACTGTGttcgaaaaaaaccgacttcaattacattaacaagttttaatattacgaacagacaccaattttatttgtttgtatagataaaatactAAGAATAGGTATAAACAagaacatttttgttaaatttaatgagtCAGAGGAAATCGTTACCCTTTTCTAGAATGTACGATTAGTAAGGTTTTTTTAGAGAAGTATAGAGGCTACCAAACACTATGattaggaaaaatatttttaaccgaaatCGATTATGTCATTATTAAAAGGACAAATTGTAGACGGCGGTATTGAGGCAGGGCACGGGAAGAAATATCttgatcaaaatctggaacCGCCCGATTGTGGAACCAACCTTGTAGAAGACCGCGGCTTGCGTAATACTGATCTCAAGAAGTGTGAAgacttgtggtgagtaaggtaccCAGAGCTTCTGGAGCGAGGAAAGTGTGAAGTCGGGAATTCGCTAGCAATGCACCTTGTGTTGCAGAAACTATTTTAGCCCAAATGAGCGTTAAAAGGCAATAAATaggtaattaataatgtttataatttaaaagttaagacTTTAAACAAAtgtcattatattattagtgtGAATTTGTTGCTGTAGGCGTATAAGGGAATTTTTTTCTCGTGTCATTCGCGTTCTATTAAATTCTCGATCATTGTTTACGTGAAATTGCTTGTAAACTCCAGAATGTACCGATAACACGATAAACTGTGACCTATAGTCAgacttataaatacaaatattgacTCGAAGAGCATTAGTCGACGTTTGAATATATTGTGACAATGATCGCGTTCGCGTTGTTAGCTATTGTGGCGTGCGCAAGTGCTGCGCCCCACTACCATCACGATCACCACCGTCACCACCACAATAACTTCCACGATAATGATGACTTCAGCCTGGATAAATTCATGGAGGGATCGGTGTTTGACACGAGCTCATTCTGGGAGCAAATGAGGAAAGAGATGATCGGACTGACCGCGATGATCGAAGATTTGCGACAACGCTTCCCCACCGGCCTTATGGAAGAGAAAATCGAAGGGAATGAGTACAAAATAACCATTTCCCTTACCGGTTTCACAGACAAAGAAATCGTTGTCAAGGCGAGGAAGGGACTTTTGATTGTGGAAGCTGTTCATAAAGTTGATGGCGAGCCGGGGAGGAGCTACCTGGACTTGAGGACTCTGCCAGATGTTGTCAACGTAAATGGCAGCTGGACATACGAAAATGGCTTACTTAAGATCGTTTTCCCTCTGGAGCACAAGAGTGAAGGTGAGCCGGCGGTAACGGAAGCCGTAGTCACTCAGGCACCGGAACACAGTCATGAAGTAGTTGAAACTGAACAAAAAGGTACCAATGACCAGAATGCTGATGTCGGAATCGTTGGAGGAGCTACTAATAACGGAAACAGTGTATCGGCAAATGAAATACCCCAGGGACAGAATGTTGAAGCTACAACGTACGCCGTAGACTTGAAAGGCGAGGTAGAGCTCGTGCCTATAACTAACTATTAAAGTTATTGACTGATTCTTGTGTGACTCATTTTGTggtagttaataataataataaaaaaaaaacaaatatatctgTCTTTTactttatgaaaattaaaatttcattttggtATTGGTAAAGATTTTTGTCAGATTTCGAGAAGttggtaattttatatatttcccACTGATTTCcgaatgttttatattttatcgtttattttgattatttgacagatttaaaatgtttaacaaaataacaggtacaattatttagaatattattttgttcGCCTTAATTAATgagcaattatttttaaatataataattatatttatttatattttttac
Encoded here:
- the LOC123658362 gene encoding uncharacterized protein LOC123658362, whose translation is MIAFALLAIVACASAAPHYHHDHHRHHHNNFHDNDDFSLDKFMEGSVFDTSSFWEQMRKEMIGLTAMIEDLRQRFPTGLMEEKIEGNEYKITISLTGFTDKEIVVKARKGLLIVEAVHKVDGEPGRSYLDLRTLPDVVNVNGSWTYENGLLKIVFPLEHKSEGEPAVTEAVVTQAPEHSHEVVETEQKGTNDQNADVGIVGGATNNGNSVSANEIPQGQNVEATTYAVDLKGEVELVPITNY